The window aaagtcaaataaataaataaaactatttaaaaataatttataaaaattcttataaaaccatgggaaagtaataaatatttattgattaattttaaatgttgcaaataattgaggaaattttaatattataattcttTTAGAATATtgaatgaaacaaaatattttctgaagACATTGGTGTGTTTTTTAGCGGCTTGTCTTTTAGTGcctataattttattaactttcatCTGTAAgtaataaaatctatataaatataaaaagtaatgtTTGTTCGTAGTCGTTAAACTCGGGATATACGGCAGATGTCCGACAGATAgcgtcaaaattttaattttcagtcaATTACACACAAACTGCTAAACCGAcatagatatttaaatatagaGTCCACATGCCTAATCAAGGTCCTTAAAAGCGGACCAGGAGTCAAtggttaaaaataatgtaacatatttttaaaataatttgaataaaattcaaattattaaaatttaatgaatttcttATTAAAGTGATAATAAATCGGAGTCTATtgcaatatttgtatattaaaaatgcaacacaaacaaatatttgatcccTGATAATGCACCACAGTCGGTTGGCATTTTtttagttcatttaaaaaaaatcttaaatcaaATAGATAATCTCAAATCAATAAAGGGTCTTTGTTATGCGAAAATGCATTCCTCGTATTAAATTTAACTAGTGGAAGAACACTTAGGTGGTAAAACTAGAGAtaagatttattattttgaaattaaaaaaaaaaacttgcattTAATATCAAAGTTCAAATTGCATACACTCAAGACACACGAAGcaattttgattaatattttgtgatttaaatgaataatctgtatatataaaaattaaggtGTGTTTATTTATACgtaaatacatttacatatgtatgttttttttaatctttatccGTCTAAGCGTCTAAACCAATTTTCCTGAAATTTTCACAGGGTATTTCTGTATGTCTGGAAGGAATCCTATATGTGGGCGAATTTCGAAATCTGAATTCGAAATTCGCCCACATACAAAATATAAGTATTAAAAGTGGAAGTACACAACACGCGTTGAGGCGGCAACGCGTTTTACGCTTTTCAAACTTTTCGGTCTTTataagtttcctagtgtgaaccaggtcttaatatatttttattcaacacATAATAAAATACACTCTGATCAGCTGTCGACGCATCAAAAGTTGAAAGTTACAGAATTTTTCGCGGCAAACGCGTTACAAACTACAGTGTCTTAAATGAAAATAcactatttcaactttttttgacaGAGGCCTATAGCGACACATCAAATTTTTTGACTCAAACGGTAAGTTTTTTGATTGTGTTAGTAAAAAAACTCATACCGCATATATGCATGTGAgtttttttcactaacacaattaaaaaattaccgTGTGTGTCAATAAATTTGATGTGTGGCTATGTCACTTTTAACGCGTTGCCACGTACAACGCGTGTTGTGTACTTTCACCTTAAAAAGAGTGTTAAACACTCATGTCAACATATGGGAATAAAATGGGCGAGGTTGATATAGTGGGCGTTGCACCTTCATAAATTTGTacatatatttgaatatatgtatattgagttagtgccaatctttaggtgaaggattagaaattaaattaaaattaatctttgaaagttgtttttgaatactcaatctgctaattttgtttgctagtttaagcgcccaatggaggtgttttaaacttgagcaagaaatgcaaaagtataaacagctgatgccaaaagaaaataataacatttttttaaataaacattaaaatgtttggtttatcgattagtataaattatggggacttcacaatatatttttttgttttaaatttaagttatcattaatttttatattacatttaccattgtcttcttcttttttataaaatatgcattgttttgaaaacaaacagtgacgtttccTGATGAAAAAACTATTAGTTTATTCAAATAATTCATAGCTTGCATTGAAATCCAAATtgaagtaaatataaaaaatcgtaCCCAGCAAAATGTTCTCTTATTGgactacgctatagacaattgactacaaattctattcaaaacaattaatttatgttattgataacgacaactcattaccatgtaatgtatgaaataactacattacttcaatactcattaccaaaatttgaaaatattttactgggtattACAGCTGCAATATTTAAATCTCGTAAAGTGGGTTGGCTATTTACATACAtcgcttttagggtagcaaagcacactgggtatagctagtcttaaataaatacaaaagaaatttacCTTTTTGTATTGTCGACGATGAGCAATTATGAAAAATAGATTTGATCTTTGATCGCTTGTTAGTcataagtatattttatttttgataagacttaaaaaatatacgccgcctttatttaattttatttttgtagacaACATAACTTGTCTACTAAATCGTTTGAAGCAATGTCCTCTTATAAAAAATTCCAGAGGGTCAAAGAAGAGATTACaatgaaataatatttcagaaatttcttaTTGTaccttagaaaataaatttcaaaaatctataaagttctatacatttttatacccttcaccttcgtgagaagggtatatataagtttgtcattccgtttgtaatttatataatacaattttccgaccctataaagtatatatattgtggatccttataaatagcggagccgattaagctatgtccgtctgtctgttgaaatcagtttttagaggaccccagatatcggcgagttcagaattttcaataatactgttagacatgctttcgagaagatcgaaatgtctgttggttttgttttttattttgcttagcgttgttgttgtttattttgttttgcttttggtataataataatgtagtcgggaaaaatttatataactaatatgtttaaaatacactatggtgaagagtatataatattcggcacagccgaatatattatattatttgttaatatataaaaagttaaaatattgatGTTGCTTTTAAACCGTATAAgtgtatgtacattaggatgGCCCCAAATTTAAAGTTGTTGACGTTTTGGTCGAATATATAAGTTTGGTTAATTCTAAGATAAAATTACTAAAAGTGTTAGACCTGACATCATAAGTATTCTTTTGTCTAAAAGCGACAGCATTGTATGGCAAAATCAACATTTTGGACAAACAAGAAACatgttatatttaaatccaACTGTTTTACAGTCCTTTAAAATGGTCTGATTGTTTTTAGTGTATTTAGTGGCACGCTTACTATTTTTCgctaattattataatataataatttaaagtttatatttaacaaaaatagtaaCTTTTGTCGGGAATTATCACACCCACTATAAATtccactattttttatttaaaatactgaaGATGTAGCCAATAATGTTGAATACTATtgcaaaaacaacttaaatactttaaaatattggataactatttatttttacagAACGCACCATGCCCACTATATCAATTCCGCccattataatataaattaatcatgtttaattacaaatactaataataaatatgaatcaattttattcaaaatatccaTAGTTTTACCGAACAGTAGTTATTTGGATAAAAAACTTactaatttttaagatttattcaGAAGAAGAAATTATGGACCAAATAAGGATTTggtgttaattaaaataatatttaattaaaaagtatccAAAGTGTTCTACTTCAATTATcacatattaatttattccatTTCAGTTGTACACTACAGTAACGAATTAGTCAATTATGTGCTATCTATTAAATATCCACAAATATCAATCTCAAAAACGAAAAAGATACGTTCTCTCATTGACACAAGACGAAATGCTggcattttcaattttctaataCAAGTGAAAGGTCCATGTGATTTTGATCAAATTAAACGATATTATGAAGAACATTTAACGAGTGCTCGCGAAAAAACGGGACAattaaaatttcccaaattGCGCCAACAATTAGTTAATTGTTGGGGTCATTATGGCTGGGTAAAGGATACAAGGTAAAATAAGgatgattaataaaaaaatactgattTAGCATTATTGTTTCATTGTTGTATTTAGTTCTTTTAATCTCAATAATCATATTTTGCTGAATACTTCACCCCATCGTGGATATGCTGTAAATGATTCTAATATTCAAGACTTTATAAGCGATTTAGTTACAAAATATATTCCGTCGGATTTACCACAATGGCAAGTTATTGTGATACCAACATCCACGAAAGCTTCTACAAGTCAAGAGGAAAAGAATGATGAATATGATCAggtaaaaagtatataaaaattaaactaaaaacttgttttgttcaatctagtgaaaaaagaaatatttaaacttaaagaaGATTTTTATGTTCGCCGATATATATGGACTTAGGTCATTATAAATTGATCAATGCGGCATTAATAAACGAGATAAGCGGAGTCTACATCGATGAAATGACATACATAAAACGGTCCTTCAAACTCCGATACGAATGTACAACATTCAAAGCAAAAATTTGAGACCTAACTGATACGCATCATATCGATCCAGGATCGGTTGTAACTATTTATGTCAATAGTAAATTAGCAACATTTCTAACACTGTGTTGGGTGTCGAGGCACTGAAATGTGCATGATAATAAGATTGCAGAGTAACTAGTGTGACTGTGTTCGAACCTTGATAAAGATTACAAGGAAAGGATGGTAAAACCACCCATTTGTCACTATTATAGGTTGATATTCCAAAAAATCCGTGACATCATAAATCAGTCCTGGAATAGTGGAACCTGGAATGCGTGCGTTATAAAGGGAAATAGCAGTCAACTAGGGTTTATTAAGGGAATTTGTCATTTCTTTGACTGGGTCTTATAGGGGCACATATATTTTCTCTCATTTCCTTTTTAATGGTACTACTAAGTTAGTAAtcttaatttcttataaaaaaaatatgtttgtcgaattttctcttaatactgcttataaataatttatttaccaTGAACCGATATCGTAAATATTAATAGTAATATACATAGTAAAATagggtaaatattaaaaaacattagaaaaCAAATCAGAGAATATTCATATATCTGAAATAATATCGtgagtaattaaaataaatttaattttacaggATGAACATTATTATATACTCCTAAAAATACACCATTTAATTATAGCCGATGAGGATGATCTTCACATTAGCGAAATGCTTATGTTAAAAGATGATAGTGATAAGCCAATCGTAGAAATCGGTGGAGTTACCAGACGAAACtctaaattaaacaatatttcatcTTTCATACGCAAACCGCATCACATAGAAAACCTATTCCGACACATATGCATGGTGATACTAAACCAgtggaataaatttatttatgaatttgaATCTCTGGAAACTCCCGATGGggtaattgatttaaaaatcacAACTCTGTCACAGCTGCTTTCAGTCCTGCTGATAATAGCTGTGAATGTATTTGTCAATTATTGGAAAATAATGTCATCCAAACGTAAAACTAAGTCTTTGCGCAAACATCATCCAGAGATGGAAGGTAGATATAGGATTATAACGAAACTAGTGGCAAAGGAAGTCAACAAACGgcatttatcttggaaagtTGCTAGTGATGCTGTGAGCAATTCCCTGCAGTTAAcgaatttaacaaaaacctGGGCAAAGATAATGTGGCAAATGAATGTCAGTAGTATAATGTCGATACCCTATAACGTGTATCTTGAACTCTTTGCAATGAGAGAATTAATATTTAAAGGTGAAACCAGACTTATCACAacttatagcagtcgtttatccGTTTATGTACCATTGTTAATTTACGCTCAAATGGAGTTTATTAAAATCTGCTATGAGATATTTAAAGCCCCAGTTAATATCTATGAGGAACTAGTACAATATCCTTCGAAAGAGGAaaataaattacacaaaatGTCATATTCGGGACGAAAGATCGTTTCGTTTACTAAATCTATAGATGGCAAACAGTTGCAAAAACGTTTAACATTCAGCGATGAAATACGCGAATCAGATTACATACTCGCCTGTTTGTCTGCAGCTATTTATGACTActttcaatattataataaagaaGTTCCAGTTCCCAAAATGCTTAATACCACTTGTCGTACGATGGGCAAGGGTTATTTAACAGATAATCTGGGTGATAAGACCGATTTTATTGGCGGAGTTGTCTTTCTACAATTACCTTTGAAAGTACCCGATCGCGATCatgcaaaaaaaattcactCGATAATTGAGCAGATACGTCGCAAACAGATTATGATATATTTGGCCTCAATGGGTCAAACTAAATATGACATGTTAACATCTATCTTTCCCAGTGTGTTGacaaaaatatgcataaattaTTTCTCTTCCAACTTCCCAGTTACCATAACAGAAATACATGGTGAAAATTCTGAATTTCAGACATTATGGGGACAAAAGGTCGACGATGTCTTACTTTTCCGTCCGCCACAATCGAAAACTTGTAAGTAGTAATTGTAAtagttataataaatatttatgttattttaccTGACCAAACTATTATTAAGATCTACACCATTTTCAATTGTAAATgacgattttttaaatttctgttaaaattttagaaattctcattactattttagaaatttccaaCTGAAGAACTCAGAGCATTTCTCATTcaacaactaaattttattctagagataaaattataatttaccaGTAGCGCTCAATCCTAATCTCGAGTCGGAAttcttttcttatatatttttgagaTATCGTGGTCTTAACATTTAAAAACCTGTAGGATTTTCGATGTTTATTACACGGTATCTGAAAAACTTGCTGTGACGTAGGTATTCTTCTGATTCGGTTTACACTTTGAAAAATAATTGGAAATGGTGTAGAAAAAGGATATTATAATATACAATAACTTTTAGTAATATAAGTATTTTCTATGGATttcaatacatttatttttttataattaaaaaacaatagtttttgtaaatttctatttttaggcCTTTCGTTGAATATTCATCGATTTGGTGATAAATTCCGTTTAGCTGTCATGGCAGATACTCAACTTGGACCAGAACATTCAATTATAACACGTTCTTTTGAAAACTATATGGAGACGATTTCGatataacttttataatttttcatatacttatgtatatttaaattactgtttattaagtttaaatatatttttacaccaaaattttaattaatttcttacgaaatgtaaaaaaaagataaacaagttagagtgctatattcttAAGTACCCTATACCAGcaagcttttttttttattataacccATGAATGAATTTCACCCAATTTAGTTATTTACTAATGAaaaatgtgcgtttaagttatatCCGAAAGTGGAAGCTATGgccaataatagaccgatccggaaaaaatttggtagagtgGTTTACGTGTacagaaaacatatttaaaatgagGTTTATCCAGCCaatctttaaattcaattaaatatttgctttttagTGATTTTCGAAAGACAAAACATTTCTGTCCATTTCTATGACCAAAAATAGACTGCTTCATATACACCTCCTCGTTGAATGGTGATCTCAACGAGGAGGTGTATATGAAGCAGCCAAAGATGTTAGTTGATAAAAACCAAATAAGGTGTTGAAGTTGCGAAAGTCTGAATATGGTCTTAAGCAGTCTGACCGTCAGTGAAAATGAACCATGCTTGTATAAAATGACAGTTAATGATGAGCTTGTGTTACTACCTATGTACGTAGATGACATTCTTATCGGATGTAGAGATCTAACAGTAGTTCAGCAAATTAAATTGTCAATATCAAATGAATTTGACGTAAATAATAAAGGTAAAGTTCACCACTTTCTAGGTATGGAGATCAACAGAAATGGTGGAATAGGAGATTTAACTGTGAGTAGCGTCCAAATATAACATGGAACAATTTAAGTCGCTGTTCTACATGATCCTGGATTTCAGATATCTTGTTCAAATAATTGTGTAAAAGCAGATGTCACGTCATACCAGAAAATAATGGGAGAACTAATGTATTTAGGAATCACAGAGAAATACTTACCCCCATAGTGAACACATGAACGCCACCATGAATATCCTAAGGTATGTATCCGGAGGAGTGTATCTCATTGTCAAACGCTGCAAAGGAGGCGGTTTACTTGAAGAGATTGTTATTTGAACTCGTGAGTGTTGAACATGTTCCAGTCTTATTAAACGTGGATAATCAGGGAGCTCTAAAACGATATATTTCACAACAGAAGTAAACATATTGACATCAAATACCATCATCCCCGGGAACTTATAAAAGGGAAGCAAATTAATCTTAAGTATCTTTTTACAGACAACATGATAGCTGATaagtatatttacaaaaaatttaaataagattAAACACATGAATTTTATCGAActaattaacattaattaaacttattacatagaataataaatatgtttagtaTTAGGTTTGAGATGGagtgttaaaaatattactgtACACTATTTTCAAcagaattaataaaattcagcaaaatattctctattttcctatgcagtttggtattgaaaatgagcaaaatcggttcacatcgggagaagttatgaatcaaaaataaaaataactccAAACATTTACGATTTTCTTTACACATTCCATGAAAATCATCATGAAAGCTTGACACCGACGATCAATTCGATTGATCAAATattataagattcggcacagcggAATATAGCACTGTAACTTGTTACTTTTCGAGTCGagaatttttacaattaatttaattctttttgccaagaacatttttatacccttcactttcgtgagaagggtatatacatataagtttgtcattccgttttaatttctataatataattttccgaccctataaagtatacagagtctctcataagtattcgaatttaggtattctatggaaagaaaccaaatataataatattttttgtgtgcaaaataaataaataaataaatacatttgttatattatctaggcagtccttaggtttcatatcacaatttttataacttaaaaaatcttcatttactttaattaattaagctttttttaaaggaagtctatattatagactatactatatatattttttacttattgtcgcaaaatatgcatttttggattgttatatacatttttgacTTACATATATCTATATTTTGTGCAACTTATTGGCTATGTCACCACAATGCACACATATTTCAAACTTATTATCAGAATAAAATTGtagataaagttttattttctctcTATACATATTCGGATCAATCAAATCTGTTAATGAATTACTGTGAAAAATAGCTTCCACATATTGGATCAAAAATATCCCCAATTAAAGCCATCATTTTGTATATCGTGcggaattttaacattttcccaATAATTTTCAgagatatttaatttttttgaatatatgaaacatttaatttgattttattaaattatttttaagtgattttaaaaagccaaactttttgttttttttttatattttgtatagtgttgtttatatttatgtt of the Lucilia cuprina isolate Lc7/37 chromosome 2, ASM2204524v1, whole genome shotgun sequence genome contains:
- the LOC111674922 gene encoding uncharacterized protein LOC111674922, with product MGKILNETKYFLKTLVCFLAACLLVPIILLTFIFVHYSNELVNYVLSIKYPQISISKTKKIRSLIDTRRNAGIFNFLIQVKGPCDFDQIKRYYEEHLTSAREKTGQLKFPKLRQQLVNCWGHYGWVKDTSSFNLNNHILLNTSPHRGYAVNDSNIQDFISDLVTKYIPSDLPQWQVIVIPTSTKASTSQEEKNDEYDQDEHYYILLKIHHLIIADEDDLHISEMLMLKDDSDKPIVEIGGVTRRNSKLNNISSFIRKPHHIENLFRHICMVILNQWNKFIYEFESLETPDGVIDLKITTLSQLLSVLLIIAVNVFVNYWKIMSSKRKTKSLRKHHPEMEGRYRIITKLVAKEVNKRHLSWKVASDAVSNSLQLTNLTKTWAKIMWQMNVSSIMSIPYNVYLELFAMRELIFKGETRLITTYSSRLSVYVPLLIYAQMEFIKICYEIFKAPVNIYEELVQYPSKEENKLHKMSYSGRKIVSFTKSIDGKQLQKRLTFSDEIRESDYILACLSAAIYDYFQYYNKEVPVPKMLNTTCRTMGKGYLTDNLGDKTDFIGGVVFLQLPLKVPDRDHAKKIHSIIEQIRRKQIMIYLASMGQTKYDMLTSIFPSVLTKICINYFSSNFPVTITEIHGENSEFQTLWGQKVDDVLLFRPPQSKTCLSLNIHRFGDKFRLAVMADTQLGPEHSIITRSFENYMETISI